In a genomic window of Sulfurimonas denitrificans DSM 1251:
- a CDS encoding PAS domain-containing protein, with protein sequence MEYNESEFLIETKVPSDEVIISRTDLKGNITYANELFCEISGYTLEELLTKSHNVVRHPDMPHSIYKDLWQTLKDEKQWVGVVKNLRKDRGFYWVKAIVSGVYKDGELVEYKSLRAPISYGEKLQHQKLYDKIRKENGEKSRRVVYE encoded by the coding sequence ATGGAGTATAATGAGAGTGAGTTTTTAATAGAAACCAAGGTTCCAAGTGATGAAGTTATTATCTCTAGAACTGATTTAAAGGGCAATATTACCTACGCTAATGAACTTTTTTGTGAAATAAGTGGTTACACACTTGAAGAACTTCTTACAAAATCTCACAATGTTGTAAGGCATCCTGATATGCCACATAGTATTTATAAAGATTTGTGGCAGACGCTCAAAGATGAAAAACAGTGGGTAGGAGTAGTAAAAAATCTTCGTAAAGATAGAGGATTTTACTGGGTAAAAGCCATAGTTTCTGGAGTTTATAAAGATGGAGAACTAGTTGAGTACAAATCACTAAGAGCTCCAATAAGTTATGGTGAAAAACTTCAACATCAAAAACTATATGATAAAATACGCAAAGAAAATGGCGAAAAATCAAGAAGAGTAGTTTACGAATAA
- a CDS encoding chaperone NapD: MNISSIVVKTAPKYIDEVVQSLKDCEACDYHMHDGLGRIIITIEGEGVSEELEKLRIIEAIPHVVTADMQMAYSEDELDAHMEVIKGGNAVPKMLNDDSMDINKIMYNGDLKKKDDLATFTKKFDETQR; this comes from the coding sequence ATGAATATATCAAGTATAGTAGTAAAAACCGCTCCAAAATATATAGATGAAGTAGTTCAAAGTCTAAAAGATTGTGAAGCATGTGATTATCATATGCATGATGGATTGGGCAGAATCATTATTACGATTGAGGGTGAGGGAGTGTCTGAAGAGCTTGAGAAGCTTAGAATCATTGAAGCGATTCCACATGTAGTAACAGCTGATATGCAGATGGCTTATAGTGAAGACGAACTAGATGCCCACATGGAAGTTATTAAAGGTGGGAATGCTGTGCCTAAAATGTTAAATGATGATAGTATGGATATTAACAAGATTATGTATAACGGTGATTTAAAGAAAAAAGATGATTTAGCTACTTTTACTAAAAAATTTGATGAGACACAGAGGTAA
- a CDS encoding ferredoxin-type protein NapF: MQRRELFSSLASSLKGEKKQEKQLRPPYFGDESLFHNECNRCDGVCATVCEEDIIKIADDKTPYILFSYNGCTYCDKCTDVCEFGVLKLEDKKYLNAIITINRDKCLSWSHTMCFSCKDPCLDNAIDFKAMFMPEINNKCTSCGFCISRCPTDAIDIKVL, encoded by the coding sequence ATGCAAAGAAGAGAGCTATTTAGCTCTCTTGCTTCTTCACTAAAGGGTGAAAAAAAGCAAGAGAAGCAGTTAAGACCGCCTTATTTTGGTGATGAATCTCTTTTTCATAATGAGTGTAACAGATGTGATGGAGTATGCGCCACTGTTTGTGAAGAAGATATAATTAAAATAGCAGATGACAAAACTCCGTATATACTATTTTCTTATAATGGTTGTACCTACTGCGACAAGTGTACTGATGTTTGTGAGTTTGGCGTTTTAAAATTAGAAGATAAAAAATACTTAAACGCTATAATTACCATAAACAGAGACAAATGTTTAAGTTGGAGTCATACCATGTGTTTTTCATGTAAAGATCCCTGTTTAGACAATGCCATAGATTTTAAGGCTATGTTTATGCCAGAGATAAACAATAAATGTACATCATGTGGGTTTTGTATAAGCAGATGCCCTACTGATGCGATTGATATAAAGGTGCTCTAA
- a CDS encoding nitrate reductase cytochrome c-type subunit produces MGKITIGLVTAALLMVGCVSESAKSTPQKAVDKTVTEESLGLRKTDLYTEDATVASKTEYRSAQATTSTKIKRAFQDAPPMIPHDTVGMLPIKSEDNRCVTCHMPEIAGAMGATPIPVSHFTDFRPRAKLVNNEVVIATDTYKNETQIVKKSDLQNARFNCNQCHAPQSQGNLLVENTFEPVYTSKDGANKSSWDESKYTKSLDTVIGGPSFVTEGDLANKNSKAGSLEGSAH; encoded by the coding sequence ATGGGTAAAATAACGATTGGTTTAGTTACTGCTGCACTACTAATGGTTGGTTGTGTAAGTGAGAGCGCTAAATCTACTCCACAAAAAGCTGTGGATAAAACTGTAACTGAAGAGTCTTTGGGCTTAAGAAAAACTGACTTATATACCGAAGATGCTACGGTTGCTTCTAAAACTGAGTATAGATCAGCTCAAGCTACTACAAGTACGAAGATAAAAAGAGCATTTCAAGATGCTCCACCTATGATTCCTCACGATACAGTTGGAATGCTTCCAATAAAATCGGAAGATAATAGATGTGTAACATGTCACATGCCTGAAATCGCTGGAGCAATGGGTGCTACTCCAATTCCTGTTTCACACTTTACAGATTTTAGACCAAGAGCTAAACTTGTAAATAATGAGGTAGTTATTGCAACTGATACGTATAAGAATGAGACACAAATTGTTAAAAAAAGTGATTTACAAAATGCTAGATTTAACTGTAATCAGTGTCATGCTCCACAATCTCAAGGAAATTTACTTGTAGAGAACACTTTTGAACCAGTATATACTTCAAAAGATGGTGCAAATAAATCAAGTTGGGATGAGAGTAAATATACTAAATCATTAGATACAGTTATTGGTGGTCCAAGTTTTGTAACAGAGGGTGACTTAGCAAATAAAAATTCTAAAGCTGGCAGCCTAGAAGGTTCAGCTCATTAA
- a CDS encoding aminopeptidase P N-terminal domain-containing protein, with protein sequence MIKESEYKKRRDTLAKSFLNDSIAVIFSAKEAVRSHDTHHPYRQDSNFYYLCGFKEDNSALMFIKTKKGVKTALFVQKKDKSLELWNGKRLGVKEAKKIFLVDEVYEIDEFKKIFKASIKGKKNIYFEINSKKSDIKKILKHTKLFEKKLDIIPHVQKMRLIKSASEIELIRESIAITAKAHHRVMHMNKEGKSEYHLQSEIEHEFKSNAAYSDAYTSIVACGNSANTLHYIQNDKPLVSGELILIDAGCEHNYYASDITRTIPVDAKFSEPQSELYNLVLDTQLKVISMIKPHVMRSKLQESAERLLCEGLIKLKILKGSLKKAIKEKKHKKYYPHGIGHWMGIDVHDPAPYRDKNNKEIALREGMVLTIEPGLYIDKDDKGVPKRYRGIGIRIEDDILVTESGYENLSSNIAKSIDEIEAICNTNKAH encoded by the coding sequence GTGATAAAAGAGAGTGAATATAAAAAAAGAAGAGACACTCTAGCAAAGAGTTTTTTAAACGACTCTATCGCAGTTATCTTCAGTGCAAAAGAGGCTGTTCGTTCTCATGATACACATCATCCATATAGACAAGATAGTAACTTCTACTACCTGTGTGGCTTTAAAGAGGATAATTCTGCGCTTATGTTTATTAAAACAAAAAAGGGAGTAAAAACAGCTCTTTTTGTCCAAAAAAAAGATAAGTCCTTAGAGTTATGGAATGGAAAAAGGTTAGGTGTTAAAGAGGCAAAAAAAATATTTTTGGTAGATGAAGTGTATGAGATAGATGAGTTTAAAAAGATTTTTAAAGCCTCAATAAAAGGTAAAAAAAATATCTATTTTGAGATAAATTCAAAAAAAAGTGATATAAAAAAGATTTTAAAACATACAAAACTTTTTGAAAAAAAACTAGACATAATTCCACATGTACAAAAAATGAGGCTTATAAAATCTGCCTCTGAGATAGAGCTAATACGTGAATCAATCGCAATTACAGCAAAAGCGCATCATAGAGTCATGCACATGAACAAAGAGGGTAAGAGCGAGTATCATCTTCAATCTGAAATAGAGCATGAGTTTAAGAGTAATGCAGCTTATAGCGATGCATATACCTCGATAGTTGCATGTGGAAACAGCGCAAATACTCTTCACTATATACAAAATGACAAACCTCTTGTTAGTGGCGAGCTTATTTTGATTGATGCTGGGTGTGAGCATAACTACTATGCAAGTGATATCACAAGAACCATTCCAGTAGATGCGAAGTTTAGTGAGCCTCAAAGTGAGCTCTATAACTTGGTTTTGGATACTCAATTAAAAGTTATTAGCATGATAAAACCACATGTAATGAGAAGCAAACTTCAAGAGAGTGCAGAGAGGCTCTTATGCGAGGGCTTGATAAAGCTTAAAATTTTAAAAGGCAGTCTAAAAAAAGCTATAAAAGAGAAAAAGCATAAGAAGTATTACCCACATGGAATAGGGCACTGGATGGGCATAGATGTACATGACCCAGCGCCATATAGAGATAAAAACAATAAAGAGATAGCTCTAAGAGAGGGAATGGTTTTAACAATTGAGCCAGGACTATATATTGATAAAGATGATAAAGGTGTTCCAAAGAGATACAGAGGGATTGGTATCAGGATAGAAGATGATATCTTAGTAACAGAGAGTGGATATGAAAATCTATCTTCTAATATCGCTAAGAGCATAGATGAGATAGAAGCTATTTGCAATACCAATAAAGCACATTGA